AGTTTCCATGGAAAGATTTTTACTAAAGAACAGAGACAAAACAAGACCAAAATCAGTTGTGTACAGAGAATAATTAATGCTCATAAGAGTCTTCTTTGTTACTAGCAGACAAGTGACAATGTGAGAGATGGAGCCGTGGGAATATGAGTGCAAGATGCCCATCGGATTATCGACTCAGTGACTGCAACATCAACCACCAACTGGTCTAGCTCACCTATTCCTATGGTCCTGTTTCTTTTGCTGTGCAGACCTGATATCCTTGACCAGTTTCCTCTTTCCCTTCTTGTCTCCGTCTTTCCTGCTGCTTCTATCTGACTCTCACCTTCTTCCTCGCGCTTCTCAGGCTGTGAACAAGAATCTGGTGAAGGCAGTAACCTCTTCGGGCTTGAGTCTGTAAAAAGGGGACAAGATTATTGGATCAGCTCTTTCACATAATAGATTTTTGTGGTTCCACTGCAAACactgataaaaaataataatactaatgCAAACTCTTTCCAACAATACTAATACTGATGGAAACTCTATATAACTATACATAGCAGTCCAGGAAGAGTGAAAAAGGAGGAAGTACCTCGAAGTTTCTCATCTGTTTCATGAGTATTGTTGTTCTGTGTTGTCGCTGGACTCGGACTAAAGAAGGTAAAGCTTGGCATAGATGGGAGTGTTGACTCAAGTTGTTCCCCACCAAAACCAGAAGTTGGCAGCGCTACGTTGTTGTTATCCGCAGGTAAGAAAGAGGAGAATGATGATCTACAATCGTTATCAATCGATTCCTCTAACTGCCCCATGCTAAAGCTATAGTCTTGCTCCCGAGAAACATACTCTATGGAGAAAGAACATCCACCACTCTCCAACCCTTCACATCCAACCCCATCTTGACCATATTGTTCTTGTCCTGGCTCAGATAACTCATCCATCCAAGTGTGAGCTGCACACAAATCATCATTTCAAGCCTTATATTCCAACAAGTTGAAATGATAGATCAGGATGGCATACCTAAAACACCATCCGCCGTTAGCCTCTGGGAAGGATCAACACATAGCATTCCACGGATCAAATCCTTGGCGTATGAGGTTATATTACCCCACGGCTCTGCAGAAAACCTCAAATCTGCTGCCCTGACAGCATCAAAAATCTTTGACTTAGTCTTTCCCCAAAAGGGAGGCACTCCACTGAGAAGAATGTACAAAATAACCCCTGCACTCCATACATCAGCAGCTTCGTTATATCCTCCTGACAACACTTCCGGTGCTATATAAAACGGACTACCAACAGTCCCGTTTAGCTTCTCACCTGTTTCATTACAAAAAACCACATCTTAGAACACACAACAACGTCCATGAAGGTGAGAGAGATAGTTATCTATCTTACCTGGCTTTATATAGGTTGCAAGACCAAAATCAGCTAATTTAATAGGAGAGGAAGAAGCCACTGTGGCCATGAGAATGTTCTCAGGCTTCAAGTCCCTATGGACAATACCATTATCATGACAAAACTTCACCACTTGCATCAAATGCTTAAACAGCAACCTGGCACGAACCTCCGAGTACCTTCCATACTTCTCAAGCTTGTGGAAAAGCTCACCTCCCGCACAAAGCTCCATCACAAGATGCACATAGTCCTCCTCCTCGTAAACCGCTTTTAGATCCACAACGTTAGGGTGGCCAGCTAACTTAGCCATGATGGCAATCTCGAGTTTGATGCTTTTCATGTCCTCCTGCGTAACAAGTCTGTCTTTAGAGATGGACTTGCAAGCAAGCTTCTCTCCAGTGAACTTATCAGAACACACTCTGATCACACCGAACTGACCCAAGCCTAACTGTTCCCCAAGCACGTAACGGTCTTTTAAGCTGGAGACGTTAACCGGGTTTAGAATGGTTTGGGTGAGGGTTGCAACTTTGTAGCAGTTGCAGAATTCAAATAAAGGTGGGCTTGTGTTCTCCTTATCAGCTAAGTCCATTCCCATATCCAAAAGATCAAAAACCTAACTTGTGATTCAGCTATAGAGCAACCTTCTCTTCAGCTATAGCATCCTCTGATCTGTAATAGTTTAAAGACCTTAAACCTCAGATCCAAGCAACTAAAAATGGAAAGGTTTCAGCTTTGGATGAAAACAGAACAAATAAGTCAAATTTTTGATTGAGACCCAGATAAAATGATTTCGAGCTCAAAAGTCCTATTGAATACGCAAACCCTCGAATTGAATCGTGATAATGCATCCCCATCTCGAATTTAGCAACAAAGACGAAAACTTGCGGAGattcatgaaaaaaaattgaaaatttatgaaaaagttTTACCCTTTTTACAGCAGAAGAGGAATCCGTCGGAGAGAAAGTAACAGGTATAGGTCGCAGCGAATAGAGCAGACCTAGTCGTCTTCTCTAGTCTCTCTCaatctatctctctctttagCCTCTTTCAAAAACAATGTCGTGTCAACTGGTTACCGGGAGAACCAGCTCCACGTTTTCTTCTTACTTAGCGagatgatttttatttattacaatttAGACCacttgtttttgtttaattctaattacacctcattcttttttattttagaattttaaccATTCGCGACGCGAGAAACCATTTATCCATCCACTTATACCATCTCCAATGGGAAAACTCCCATTGGAgttcttaatatatgtattactCCCTCTGgatttaaatatatgatgtttaaggttttacacacatattaagaaacaataaatacactattttaattgttactttttggttatatcaataaagtttcaccactcataattttactttttaatttatgtttaaattttaaaaataaatacattaattatatctcaaaatatcatacatttgtatacaaaataaaaagatagaaCATCATACATTCGTATCCGGAGGGAGTATGTATTAAAAAATCTTACCAGTACCATCTCTACGGTTATGATTGGCGACAACTGATTCGCGGATTTCAAAGCGGTATTTCGAAAACCGCACTCGGTTCACCATTCACACTATCTTGTTTTCAAATGCGTTTTTTTGTATACAGTAAAACAAAAAACGCACTTCAAAAAATAACAGAGAGAATAGGCTTATAAAAGCAATAACGCTTCTCAAAAGCAGACCGCATATATTAACCAGCGGTCCAATGAAATCCGCACTGGTCAATagcttttttcttattttcgatttttaaaataatattttaactctATATAAATACCTATTGGACAATACTATACTAACATTCATTCTACACCTAAAAAACGTAACATTTTTTGATTCAACCGtttccaatatttttttttcctgaactgactcaaataaattgttttttcctatgttaaaaagtaaaattagttataaaattaatactaatgcactgaatttaaattaaactgGAAATATGTTAAATTTCAACTAAGTAACGTTATATATACTAATACacatacatattattgttatactGTTAAATTAGTTATCTTTTAGTAAATTTATATAGTAGCTATGCATTCTAAATAATGCAGTCAATCTTATTGTAgttaattgaaaatttaatagcGATGTGCACTTCTATATCAAAtacctaaaatataaattatatactaattcttttagttaaatttagtttaagtaaaattattaataatctttacaatatttttaaatttgtatttttaaataattttagtagctaaatttatatgaacataaatgtaaattaaaagtttatttaaaattatgtataaaacAATTATGATATTATTGCACGTTGGTGGGTTATGCGGGGCGGGTTGACCCGCTCCACGTAATCCTACTTTATCATGATACTGCTGTTCTGGCAATTTATACGACACGCGGAGAACAAATGGTGCAAATAAGAGATAATATTGCAAATATGTTGtgagaaaatcaaaatattccataatgttttttttgtattttacttttttaatatgtatgtaatttaaatttttaattcagATAAATTTTGGTattgaaattttctaaataaggaaaaaaaacatcaataacagtaaataaattattttaactttaaacTATATTGATTtcattgatatttttgtttaatattattttttttattattcaattcCGCAAACTATACATGTTCACCAATCAACACAATTCCGCACCGCTAATTTTGTCAAAACCGCACTTGTCCCGCAAACCGCACGAACCGCAGTTAGACCGTACCGCACTTAAATTCCGTCCCGCTAATATTACCAATTCCGCGGTCACCATTCGGACCCTACAAGTCTGAATCAAATATTCTCGGTAGATCATTCAATGTTATAGTATAGTCTTCCCTCTAAATTATTCGACCTTTTGGATTTGTCTGGaggaaaaaaaggaaacataTCCAACGCGAAAAAAGATGGGACCTATACCAACTAGCTTTTATGACGATAGTTAGCTCAACAACCAGTTAAAGCATGCCACGTGGTATTTTACTGACCGTATGAATCAAACGGGGACCTAGCTGTCGTCAACATTTGTTTCCTCTTTGCGACGCTGTCTGAGAAACTCCGTGTTGACTACTAAACTAATTGAATttactttagttttatttagcCTCACAATACTATAGTTTAATGATAAATCACTAGAGTTAGTTGACTTTGTCTATGATTTTGAGAACCAGAGGGAGAAGTCCATCTGTATTTCATGTTTGATTAGCTGTACAAGCATAGTCTGAAAggattataattatatttaaactaatcTTTCAGACACAGAGTATATAATGCTGAGGAATTAATTAGCACGAGGAGATTCCGCGTAATTTGTGACTTGAATTACGAATATTTAATACAACTATTTTGCCTTTGTTGGAAACAAAAACGTTTGCAATAGTTTTAGAAATATTGAAGCCCATTGGTTTCAGGTTGGAACCTCTCCATCACGTCCCTCACCGTGATAAATTATACATGAAGAAAACCGTTTCATATCTAATATGTATCCACCTGATAATTTCGCCGTCATTGGTTGATTAATCTAAGAATCAATAAAATTAACTTTACTGCATGATATAAACCTCCTCCGAGAATCTTTCGTATAAGTCCCACCCaacataaaacaatattttttttcttataacaaGAGATGGAAAAAGCAAATGAATACTACAAACATCAAGAAGGCTAGGCTAGCAAAACACATAGCAGGTCAATATTAGGATGACAAAATATTAAGGAGTCTAGCTATTACTATAAAGTATAAAACGTGAGAAATCTGAGAGATTAATTAATAAGGTCTTCTTCCATTTTACAATTTTAGAAAGTattttataaactcttaattTACAGAAAACAAACAAGGGTATTTTGTCCATATAGATGATTTAGCGGTCTAAGTCTTTAGTTATATAGAACTTAGAAATTCATTGTGATAGATTAAAGTAACCATTTTAAAAAACTCTAgcgttttttttgtaaacttgcTACTTGCCAATTGTTAGTTGTTTTTTCTGGTTCATAATGTTTTATTTGCACACACTTGCTTAATGTGGTTACTGTTAGAAATTATCACATGCACATGACACAATTCAACGAAATGAAAGTACCTTGATCAAGAAGAAGTAGTGTTGACTTCATCATCATGACTCCGATTATGAAGAGTTATATCACAATTGCatacatattttatacattCATGTAGATGTATAACTTAAAGCCGGGCCAGTAACAACACAAAGGCCACCGAAACTTGTAAACatcccaaaaacaaaacaaaaaaaagagagaaaagaagaaatccCATTTGTTTTTTCAAGGTCAAAACCATAATTTCAGCGAAAATTGGCGCCACTCTTGTAAGTCATACCGGCGTTCCAGTTAGCCGGAGCAACGTTCCAAGCGTAGACGGTTTCACCGGTTGTGTAAGAAGTAACCCGGAAAGAAAGAGACTGACCATAGAGAGAGGAAAAAGCTTGGTAAGAGGCTCCCCAGTTGTGGCTCATGCTTATCCAATTCGTCCGGCTACCTTTCACGGCCATGCTTTTTATGTCTCCTGCGCCGCCGACATTCATGACGAAGACGAGAAGCCAATAAGAATTGCCTTGGAATTGAAACCTCATACCTCCACTTCTTTTGCATGGGACTCTACATATATCAACCGCATAGCATACATTAGTTACACGTTTTGGAGAATGGTTATCTTAGTGTCGTATATATATAGTAAGAtgattataaacatttatacaaatatttgtGAAATGAGATATATACCTTCTGTATGCAACAGGGATGATACCGGCCCTCCAGTAAGCGAGTTTCATGAAAGCCGGTTTAGCCATATCGAAATGGGTTCTAGGAGGATTGCACCAACCACCATTGTTGGAGTCTTGGTACCAATTAGGAGGGCAAAGGTTGGTGGCTGTGACCACCGTCGATGGGCGTCCATAGTTACAATGTTTCGAGTTCACACAGACTATTTGGAAACATTGGCCGCATCCGTAACCGTCTTTGAATAACGTCGTGCTTAGCGCCGCCGTGTCCAAGCCGTAGCCACTGTTAAACAGGTTTCCGTACCCACATGCACCACctgcgtatatatatatacgtagtTGTTATGTCACGGATTGTATGTATGAGTTGTATGTAAGTAATATTGTTATTATCGGGCAGTGACGGACTTATAGGAATaaactttgaaaaataatttttgagaaGTTCTCTACCTTAAGTTAAGAAGAAGATATGGtgagtaaaatatatattttcgaaaaaattGTATTATACACATTAGCACATATACATGAGAATGGACAATTTTATTAACGTACCCATGGTTTCACTACCGGTTTCGTCGCCGTAGAAAGTAGCATGAGCGTATCTCCACGGGCTGGGCCTGTAATATCCTGCAACGAATTCACCGGAGATGGCGAAGGCGACAAAAACTATTGCGAAGAATTTCTTAAAGCTCCAAGAACTTGAGATTAGACCCATCTTTCGTTTCTTTTTCGCCTTGATGGGTTTTCTTggggttttttttatttgtttgtttgttgatgAAGTAATCGAATTAGGGACAAACTTATATAGAGGGGTTATTCAACGATAGTGGTAGTTACTACGTGAGGGCCATGATCCTTTTTTCCATTTTATATTGGAGACTTTTGTCCGTGCTGATTGGGATTTGTTTCATTTCATTGATTATTTGCAATAGATCACCTTTGAATAAGAACTAGAGAAAACAAGTCAAATTATTGTTTAAGTGAAGTTTTAGAATATGGTACAATTTGTCACTTTGACGTGCGAGCAGGTTCTAAGTGGTTCTTGTACCGACCTTATCTAATCCCCTACGTGCGtctatgtatattatatatatagtacgGCATTTACACAATTGTAATGAATTTCTTTTCATtgattagtttatatatatatatatatagtcgaCAAAAAAGCATGTAAATTAGTTTTTGTATTGTCGTTCTAATGTTGTCAActtgtcaaattatatatatgtaactatTGGGTTGTGAATTTTGGGTTATAATTTCATCGGATTTAGAGAGCAGATCAACAAATTTCATCTCTTTTAGCTAAAAGAAAAGAAGTTTCATCTCCAAGGCTTGAGCTTGTGATCTTGAATACTTACCTATTTACCGTATGTCAGGGAGGAGGCAACATACGAACTTCCTAGTTTTAAACCAATTCATGTGAAAACTATTACAGGTATTATGGTTCAATAAAAAGTATTTTACGGAAAGGCATGATGAAAATTACATGCTATGACTTTAAAAGTTATAGAGTTTGATAGAGAAGTGGTGTGTAATATgattaaatatacaattaattaaaCTAGTAGAATAGTTTGTTCTTAGTACTGGCAACGAGTTACTTACAACAATCCAAATTATTCAAAAGCATAACTGACTCTCTCCTATATAGGGGAGAGTCAATGATCAACAATACACCTTTTTAATCacattgctctttttttttaacagcaatcatattttgttcaataattaaaaaaagatcgATTATTTGATCAAGCCGAACGATCTCTCAGTCTAACCGAACCGGGGAAATCAGAGGCTGGTCCGCGAAAAGCGCCTTCAAGTTAGCTAAAGCAAGCTGCGCAATATTGTCCAAAGACCCTGGCGTCTCCATAGCAGCATGTGGAGACAAGACAACATTGTCCAAACCAAACAACTCCACAGGAACTCCCGGTTCTTTCTCAAACACATCTAAACCGGCACCACCAATCACACCATCCACCAGACACTTAACCATCTCCTTCTCATCAATCAGTCCTCCCCGTCCCACATTGATTATAACCCCGT
The window above is part of the Brassica napus cultivar Da-Ae chromosome C8, Da-Ae, whole genome shotgun sequence genome. Proteins encoded here:
- the LOC106414565 gene encoding expansin-A7, which gives rise to MGLISSSWSFKKFFAIVFVAFAISGEFVAGYYRPSPWRYAHATFYGDETGSETMGGACGYGNLFNSGYGLDTAALSTTLFKDGYGCGQCFQIVCVNSKHCNYGRPSTVVTATNLCPPNWYQDSNNGGWCNPPRTHFDMAKPAFMKLAYWRAGIIPVAYRRVPCKRSGGMRFQFQGNSYWLLVFVMNVGGAGDIKSMAVKGSRTNWISMSHNWGASYQAFSSLYGQSLSFRVTSYTTGETVYAWNVAPANWNAGMTYKSGANFR
- the LOC106413619 gene encoding calcium-dependent protein kinase 26-like is translated as MGMDLADKENTSPPLFEFCNCYKVATLTQTILNPVNVSSLKDRYVLGEQLGLGQFGVIRVCSDKFTGEKLACKSISKDRLVTQEDMKSIKLEIAIMAKLAGHPNVVDLKAVYEEEDYVHLVMELCAGGELFHKLEKYGRYSEVRARLLFKHLMQVVKFCHDNGIVHRDLKPENILMATVASSSPIKLADFGLATYIKPGEKLNGTVGSPFYIAPEVLSGGYNEAADVWSAGVILYILLSGVPPFWGKTKSKIFDAVRAADLRFSAEPWGNITSYAKDLIRGMLCVDPSQRLTADGVLAHTWMDELSEPGQEQYGQDGVGCEGLESGGCSFSIEYVSREQDYSFSMGQLEESIDNDCRSSFSSFLPADNNNVALPTSGFGGEQLESTLPSMPSFTFFSPSPATTQNNNTHETDEKLRDSSPKRLLPSPDSCSQPEKREEEGESQIEAAGKTETRRERGNWSRISGLHSKRNRTIGIGELDQLVVDVAVTESIIRWASCTHIPTAPSLTLSLVC